In one Carassius carassius chromosome 14, fCarCar2.1, whole genome shotgun sequence genomic region, the following are encoded:
- the bmpr1aa gene encoding bone morphogenetic protein receptor, type IAa: MTRLLYVTVVLGKVCLLLRLCAGAGQNPDHVLQGTGVKPGSDSRRPQGDSTVAPEDAARFLSCHCSGHCPDDAKNNTCETNGQCFAIIEEDENGDVILSSGCMKYEGSHFQCKDSQFAQTRRTIECCQFDFCNRDLKPELPPQDTEPPDPQWLAFLISVTVCFCTLICVTVICYYRYKWQTERQRYHRDLEQDEAFIPAGESLKDLINQSQTSGSGSGLPLLVQRTIAKQIQTVRLIGKGRYGEVWLGRWRGEKVAVKVFFTREEASWFRETEIYQTVLMRHENILGFIAADINGTGASTQLYLITDYHENGSLYDYLKFTTLDTQALLKLAYSAACGLCHLHTEIYGTQGKPAIAHRDLKSKNILIKKNGTCCIADLGLAVKFNSDTNEVDIPLSTRMGTRRYMAPEVLDETLNKNHFQAYIMADIYSYGLVIWEIARRCVTGGIVEDYQLPYYEMVPSDPSYADMLEVVCVKGLRPTVSNRWNSDECLRAMLKLMSECWAHNPASRLTILRVKKTLAKMVESQDIKI, from the exons ATGACTCGGCTTTTGTATGTCACTGTGGTTTTGGGCAAAGTCTGCCTGCTTCTGAGGCTCTGTGCTGGAG CGGGTCAGAATCCTGATCATGTGCTACAGGGCACTGGAGTGAAGCCTGGCTCAGACTCCAGAAGGCCCCAGGGCGATTCTACTGTGGCCCCAGAGGATGCTGCCCGCTTCCTCAGCTGCCACTGCTCAGGACACTGCCCTGATGACGCCAAGAACAACACCTGCGA GACAAATGGGCAGTGCTTCGCCATCATTGAGGAAGATGAAAATGGAGATGTGATCTTAAGCTCAGGCTGTATGAAATATGAGGGCTCTCACTTTCAGTGCAAG GAttcacagtttgcacagacacGTCGAACCATCGAATGCTGCCAGTTTGACTTTTGTAATCGAGACCTAAAGCCAGAGTTACCGCCTCAAGACACTG AACCACCAGACCCTCAGTGGCTGGCCTTCCTCATTTCAGTGACTGTGTGCTTCTGCACCCTCATCTGTGTCACTGTCATCTGTTATTACAG GTATAAGTGGCAGACagagaggcaacgctaccacagaGACCTGGAGCAGGACGAGGCCTTTATCCCAGCAGGAGAATCTCTGAAAGATCTCATCAACCAGTCTCAGACCTCAGGCAGTGGCTCTGGGCTCCCCCTGCTG GTGCAGCGCACCATTGCCAAGCAGATCCAGACAGTGCGTCTTATTGGAAAAGGCAGGTATGGAGAGGTGTGGCTCGGCCGGTGGAGAGGGGAGAAGGTAGCAGTGAAGGTGTTCTTCACTCGAGAGGAGGCCAGCTGGTTCAGGGAGACAGAGATCTACCAAACTGTGCTCATGAGACACGAGAACATACTAG GCTTCATTGCTGCTGATATTAATGGCACTGGAGCATCGACGCAGCTTTACCTGATCACAGACTACCACGAGAACGGCTCTCTGTATGACTATTTGAAGTTCACCACTCTGGACACGCAGGCCCTGCTCAAACTGGCCTACTCTGCAGCCTGTGGCTTGTGCCACCTGCACACGGAGATCTACGGCACGCAGGGGAAACCAGCCATCGCTCACAGAGACCTGAAGAGCAAGAACATCCTCATAAAGAAAAACGGCACCTGTTGCATCGCTGACCTCGGGCTTGCCGTCAAATTCAACAG TGACACAAATGAAGTGGACATCCCACTAAGCACACGTATGGGCACCCGACGCTATATGGCTCCAGAGGTCCTGGATGAGACTCTGAATAAGAACCACTTCCAGGCTTACATTATGGCAGACATCTACAGTTATGGCCTGGTTATATGGGAAATAGCCAGACGCTGTGTCACTGGAG GTATCGTCGAGGACTATCAGCTGCCGTATTATGAGATGGTGCCATCAGATCCGTCGTATGCGGATATGCTTGAGGTTGTGTGCGTCAAAGGACTGCGGCCCACTGTATCCAACAGATGGAACAGTGATGAG TGTTTGAGGGCCATGTTAAAGCTGATGTCAGAATGCTGGGCCCACAATCCTGCATCGCGCCTGACCATCCTCCGTGTCAAGAAGACTTTAGCAAAAATGGTGGAATCTCAAGACATTAAAATCTGA